The proteins below are encoded in one region of Meriones unguiculatus strain TT.TT164.6M chromosome 18, Bangor_MerUng_6.1, whole genome shotgun sequence:
- the Il24 gene encoding interleukin-24 isoform X1, protein MSSGLQILPCLILILLVWNQVPGLQGQEFRFGSCRVEGVVLSELWEAFWTVKNTVQTQDDITSVRLLKPQVLQNVSDAESCYLVHSLLNFYLNTVFKNYHSRIAKFKILKSFSTLANNFIVIVSKLQPSRDSDMASISQSAHQRFLVFRRAFKQVSSLALCLLLSGLFVLTLETNTWGTSDGWIHLPEVIPQVMQLIWRQVYFRQARLEENYCHS, encoded by the exons ATGAGCTCAGGACTACAGATTCTCCCCTGCCTGATCCTAATCCTCCTTGTCTGGAACCAAGTGCCAGGGCTCCAGGGTCAAGAGTTCCGATTTGGATCTTGTCGTGTGGAAGGGGTGGTTCTCTCAGAACTGTGGGAAGCCTTCTGGACTGTGAAGAACACTGTG CAAACTCAGGATGACATCACAAGTGTTCGTCTGTTGAAGCCACAGGTCCTGCAGAATGTCTCG GATGCTGAGAGCTGTTACCTTGTCCACAGTCTGCTGAACTTCTACTTGAACACTGTTTTCAAAAACTACCACAGCAGAATAGCCAAATTCAAGATCTTGAAGTCATTCTCCACCTTGGCCAACAACTTTATTGTTATCGTGTCAAAACTGCAGCCCAGT aggGACAGTGACATGGCTTCTATTAGTCAGAGTGCGCATCAGCGGTTTTTGGTGTTCCGAAGAGCATTCAAACAG GTGTCATCTCTGGCCCTTTGCCTACTACTCAGTGGCCTCTTTGTCCTCACCTTGGAAACAAACACATGGGGTACAAGTGATGGGTGGATCCATTTACCAGAGGTCATTCCACAGGTGATGCAGCTAATTTGGAGGCAGGTCTATTTCAGGCAAGCCAGGTTGGAAGAAAACTATTGTCATAGTTAA
- the Il24 gene encoding interleukin-24 isoform X2, with product MSSGLQILPCLILILLVWNQVPGLQGQEFRFGSCRVEGVVLSELWEAFWTVKNTVQTQDDITSVRLLKPQVLQNVSDAESCYLVHSLLNFYLNTVFKNYHSRIAKFKILKSFSTLANNFIVIVSKLQPSRDSDMASISQSAHQRFLVFRRAFKQIDTETALVKAFGEVDILLSWIQKFYRL from the exons ATGAGCTCAGGACTACAGATTCTCCCCTGCCTGATCCTAATCCTCCTTGTCTGGAACCAAGTGCCAGGGCTCCAGGGTCAAGAGTTCCGATTTGGATCTTGTCGTGTGGAAGGGGTGGTTCTCTCAGAACTGTGGGAAGCCTTCTGGACTGTGAAGAACACTGTG CAAACTCAGGATGACATCACAAGTGTTCGTCTGTTGAAGCCACAGGTCCTGCAGAATGTCTCG GATGCTGAGAGCTGTTACCTTGTCCACAGTCTGCTGAACTTCTACTTGAACACTGTTTTCAAAAACTACCACAGCAGAATAGCCAAATTCAAGATCTTGAAGTCATTCTCCACCTTGGCCAACAACTTTATTGTTATCGTGTCAAAACTGCAGCCCAGT aggGACAGTGACATGGCTTCTATTAGTCAGAGTGCGCATCAGCGGTTTTTGGTGTTCCGAAGAGCATTCAAACAG ATAGACACAGAAACAGCCTTGGTGAAAGCCTTTGGGGAAGTGGACATCCTCCTGTCCTGGATACAAAAATTCTACCGGCTCTGA